GGACGCCTGCTCCACCGTGCTGCCACTCTACGCCAAGTCCTACGTCCTCTTCGTGGTGACCGTTTTCACGGCCATCCTGCTGGCTATTGTTGCCCTCTACGTGCGCATCTACTGCGTGGTGCGTTCCAGCCATGCAGAGCTAGCCGGACCCCACACCTTGGCCCTCCTGAAGACGGTGACCATCGTCCTGGGTGTCTTCATCATCTGCTGGCTGCCAGCCTTCATCGTGCTCCTGCTGGACACCTCCTGCCCCGTCCGGGCCTGCCCCGTGCTCTACAAAGCCCACTACTTCTTTGCCTTTGCCACGTTCAACTCTCTGCTCAACCCCGTCATCTACACGTGGCGCAGCCGGGACCTGCGGCGGGAGGTGCTCCGGCCCCTGTGCTGCTGGGGGCCTCGAACCCGCCAGAACCGAGGTGGGGCCCCTGGGCGCTGCCTCCTGCCCCTCCGAAGTTCAAGCTCCCTGGAGCGGGGGACGCACATGCCCACATCACCCACCTTCATGGAGGGAAACACGGTGGTGTGAGGGGGGACAACTATGGCATCAGGAGGTGCATCTTGGGAACAACAAGGGGGTCTCTGAGGCATAAGGGGCTGGGGATGGCAGGTGAGACAAAATGCTCTTTCCCCAAAAGCCTGATGTCAGAATAGAGAGGAGTGA
This sequence is a window from Sminthopsis crassicaudata isolate SCR6 chromosome 1, ASM4859323v1, whole genome shotgun sequence. Protein-coding genes within it:
- the S1PR2 gene encoding sphingosine 1-phosphate receptor 2, with the translated sequence MGSPYEDYLNPHKVFEHYNFTKETPAPPNTPSRQAASAFIVLLCCAIILENLLVLAAVARNSKFHSAMYLFLGNLAASDLLAGAAFIANTLLSGPRTLQLTPVLWFVREGTAFITLSASVFSLLAIAIERHVAIAKVKVYGSDKSCRMLLLIGACWVISLALGGLPILGWNCLGQLDACSTVLPLYAKSYVLFVVTVFTAILLAIVALYVRIYCVVRSSHAELAGPHTLALLKTVTIVLGVFIICWLPAFIVLLLDTSCPVRACPVLYKAHYFFAFATFNSLLNPVIYTWRSRDLRREVLRPLCCWGPRTRQNRGGAPGRCLLPLRSSSSLERGTHMPTSPTFMEGNTVV